The Penicillium psychrofluorescens genome assembly, chromosome: 2 nucleotide sequence GTGGACAGTCCCAGGGTGGATTGTGATGTCGAAGAAAAGATTCTTGATTGTCCACGGTGAGGGAGGCTTGGCACGCGACTCAGGGACCCGACAGAGAAACCACAGAGGATGGACACGAATAGATAGCTATAAAGATATAAATAGGTATGTGTCTATGTGTATATATTCATCGCATCGTGGGCATGTCCTATGTACAGTGTATCTCTCTATCGGGGGTCTCCTGCTGGTATGGGTATACATCAATCCAGCCAAAATGCAACTAAATCACACTGCGGCTTCCTGCTGATGTTTGGCCCGCAGTTTTTTCTCGGTCTTCATGAACTCGCGAATTCCGACAGGGATGTTGGCGAACAGCTCATCGTCTGGATTAGGAACCGGCCAATTGGCTTCGCTGCCaccgccgtcatcatccatgCTCTGGCTGACCGCGTCGACTTCTGGCCGAGGCCTAGAACGCATGTCCATGGTCCCTTTCTCGTGTCCACCCTTTGCTCTAGCCTGCGCGGCTCGTGCTGCCCACTCCTCCATTTCATCCCGGTAATCGTCCCAGACGCAGTGAACGCAGCCGCTCATGCAGCAGTTGTCCGGTTCTTCAGGCCGAGGTGGGATGGGGACCCCGTTGATCGTTTTCCACATCGATTCGGGAGGAGCTTCGCCAGGGCTGTAGCGGGATGAGCGGCCGGGACCAGCCAGGCGGGTGCCGAAAACAATAGCCATCTTCTCTTGGGGTGATTGCGGCTCCGAAGTCGACACTGCTTCGGGCGCATGGGTCGCGGGGCGCGAAGTCGGTGCGCCACCACGATAAGGAGAACGAGAGGTCAGGATCAGGGAATAATAACCCGACAATGGTTGTGCTTGTGGTGAGTTGGCCCTTCCATCCGAGGAACTCGGCGCATCATGGGTGCCGAGTCTTTGCCGGAGAGCCGGAGAGCAGACATATTGTCGCTGCTGGGGCGTAGATGGCGAAGTTTTAAGTAAGGAGCGTcgcaaagacaaagagatAGTTGTGCCCCGTGAATGTCGGGTGCCCACGGCCAGACATTTCATGGTGGTGTGCAAGTACTAAGTACGAGGCAGGAACGAGAATGAGTGAGAGACTCATTTGGTCATggtgcaaacagtgcaaacaccGGGTGTTGATACCGACAATCAAAACACTCGTTTGCTTGTAACCACCACACCACGCCATGTTCTCCCCACCAAAGCGGCGCAAGACCAGCGCGACCACTGGTGTCGCTGTGGGCGCGTCGCAACACTTAGAACCCCACGAAGGCGCGCGCGCGTCAGGCCCACCGTCCTTCCAGTCTCCTACAAGGTCAAGCCTGGCGCGGTCCCACCCCGACGTGCTCGAACGCGCGCTCAGCAGATCACCGACACGACGACCGACCAGCAGAGGGAACCAAAATGACCCATCCGAGCAAGCAGGATCAAGAGTCGGTCTGCGTGACCGCAAAGCCCTTCGGCCGTCGTTGAATGCTACTGCTAGCCCGATGAGTCGACCCAGATTGTCCGGCGGCATGGCGGGCCTGTCCCCCAGCAGGCGCACAAGCGGAATCCAATCATTTACACAACCCCCACGTCGGGTATCAAAGAAGATTGGTTCTTCAGACTTTTTCTTCGGAACCCCGGTTCGGAGGCAGACGCAGCCGACTGAGCAGGCCCTTGCAAATACCCCGGAGGATCAATTGGCGTCGGAGCTAGGCAATGTCACAAGAGAATTACAGATGGATACAGGATTTGACGGTGCGCTCATGGACGAAGACCCTCTGGAACCAGATCTCCCACCTACTCCAACCGAacttggcctggagaaggcacCGGACCGACCCAGAGGACTGCTGAGTAGTAGTCCAAGTATGCGACACGAACGACAAATCAAACGAATTGTGGATCCAATCAAAGGCAGCCCATTGCGGTCTTTGAAGTTCCAAGTGCCTGAAGAGCAAGAGGCGGATACCGCCGAGCCAGTGTTTGACGAAGAGCTTCCAGTAGCGGTGGCCGAGAAACGAAAATTACGCGGGAGCCTCACTGCTGAATTGCTTCAACTCGAAAACGAGGTTGCAGAGATGGAAAGGTGGGCGAGCAAAATCGAGACCGGCAAGGGCCTCGAAGCCGACCCAGAGGGACTAAATAAATTCCTGTATGTGACTGAGCCCTGAGACGATATCAAAACTGGCTAACTGAACCCCAGCTCAATGATCACCTCCGAGGAAGCCTCACGCACCAGTCTATCTATCCCGAAGCAAGCCCCTACAACGATatcgtctcttctttctacGCTCCTCCCATTCTCTTCCAATGCTCCTCGCCCAACGCGCCCGACTTCCCCGCTACCAACCAATCCATTTGCCTTGCAAGATTCCTCCCAAACACGACCATACCTTACAGCGTTTGCGCCACTATCACTGAATGCGCGCACCACCCGAACGGGGTCTTCAAGGAACAAAATCCTCTCTGAAACACATACCTTGACCTTGACCGCACCGTCACCATTTCCAGCCAATCTATATAATGTTGCTGTTGTCTATGCAACGGACCCTCAGGCGCAGTCTGTGACCTCTGTGTCCGTGCCCACGAGCAGCGACAGCAAGAAACGGAGGGTGCCCGAAGTTTTGCGCCGATGGATAGACCGTCGGCTGGCGAACCCGCTCCTTCAACTCGACGTTTCCACCCTATGTTGGGGGGTCAACCGGTACTGGGAAGCATCAGTGGCACGCGCTCGATTATGGGCCCGGCTTGATCACAAATACAATAACGGAACTTCTGCGCGCAGTAGAAAAGACACGGCATCAACGACCAAAGATGGAGTCCTCAACTTCTCTGAAATTCGACAGCTGATCCCTCACCTCGAACGCAGTACAATGGTCGTCAAAGCCAAATCCGGGCCCCGAGTGCTTTTGTCATACAACCTGACGATCGACGACTGGACTGGGGAGCCACAGCTACAGCCCGAAATTAGTGTCTCCGATTCAGGTGCCAATGGTGGCtcgagcaagaagatcaaccaGGAGGCTAAAAAGCTTTTCCATGCTCTCTTGCATGAAAAGAGTGGTTCACCCGTGCCAGGCGTGGAAGGAGACGTTCATATTGATGCAGTCCTACGAGCAACTGAAGGCGCTTTGGGGGCTTTGTTTGGTATTTCATGATATCATTTTCGGCGGTCATTTAATAGCGTAGGCGCGGGGTACGGCGTATGGTTCTTGTTTTTTGTCTACCTTGTGAGGTTTATTGAGCGAATATTCAAGTTTCAGTCTGATGTCAACAATCGATACCAATGTCCACCACTATCTAAAATCGATTAGCAGCGTAGATTCTAAGTGATGAATTCCTCGCTCCCCTGCGTTTCCTGCTAACCCGCTACGggcttcatcttcgtctccCCGGTCAGGCTATGAATTCTCGATGGCATATTCTACTTGGGATCATTTCTACTCTTCAAGTCACGACAAGTTGAGAAAATTGGATGTTTTGCATTTCATGGGATTCTTCCGAGTTCTTTCTTTTAGAGACAAAACAAGGtaggaaacaaaaaagaagggGGTCGGTCGAGATCGGAGAGAGGGTTTCATTTtagaggagaagaaggaagaaaggtGCCACGCCATGCCACAGGCCAAACTCTTGATTGACCCTTGCAACCGACCTGATCGTCATCATCAGTAGCAAAGACAGAGGATTAACACATTTATTTCTTAGCATTGGActcctcctcagccttggccttggcacGCTTCTCCCGCTTGCCCTGGTGACGGGCCTCAGCGCGGGAGTCACGCAGCCGCCGGTAGGCagcctcctcgcccttgggcaTGGAGTCGCGCTTGACCTCGGTGACGGCCTGCTCAACAGCCGGGTTGGTGATGGGCAGGACGGCGCCGACACGGGTGGCGACACCCTCACGCTTGCCGTCGGCCAGAGCGGACTTgacggccttgatctcctcggcggatGAGTCGAGCTTCTTGAACTGACCGCTCTTGCGGGGGAACAGGATCAGGCGGGCCTTGAAGTCCTTCAGGCGGGCGACGTTGGCGACCAGCGACTCCTTGGAGTAGTTGGTGCGGCGGTGGTCAACCGAGATGCCGATGGTGG carries:
- a CDS encoding uncharacterized protein (ID:PFLUO_003616-T1.cds;~source:funannotate), which codes for MAIKHNNQIQKNHFRKDWQRRVRVHFDQPGRKHRRRETRLAKAAAVAPRPVDKLRPVVRCPTIKYNRRVRAGRGFTLAELKEAGIPKKLAPTIGISVDHRRTNYSKESLVANVARLKDFKARLILFPRKSGQFKKLDSSAEEIKAVKSALADGKREGVATRVGAVLPITNPAVEQAVTEVKRDSMPKGEEAAYRRLRDSRAEARHQGKREKRAKAKAEEESNAKK
- a CDS encoding uncharacterized protein (ID:PFLUO_003615-T1.cds;~source:funannotate), which translates into the protein MFSPPKRRKTSATTGVAVGASQHLEPHEGARASGPPSFQSPTRSSLARSHPDVLERALSRSPTRRPTSRGNQNDPSEQAGSRVGLRDRKALRPSLNATASPMSRPRLSGGMAGLSPSRRTSGIQSFTQPPRRVSKKIGSSDFFFGTPVRRQTQPTEQALANTPEDQLASELGNVTRELQMDTGFDGALMDEDPLEPDLPPTPTELGLEKAPDRPRGLLSSSPSMRHERQIKRIVDPIKGSPLRSLKFQVPEEQEADTAEPVFDEELPVAVAEKRKLRGSLTAELLQLENEVAEMERWASKIETGKGLEADPEGLNKFLSMITSEEASRTSLSIPKQAPTTISSLLSTLLPFSSNAPRPTRPTSPLPTNPFALQDSSQTRPYLTAFAPLSLNARTTRTGSSRNKILSETHTLTLTAPSPFPANLYNVAVVYATDPQAQSVTSVSVPTSSDSKKRRVPEVLRRWIDRRLANPLLQLDVSTLCWGVNRYWEASVARARLWARLDHKYNNGTSARSRKDTASTTKDGVLNFSEIRQLIPHLERSTMVVKAKSGPRVLLSYNLTIDDWTGEPQLQPEISVSDSGANGGSSKKINQEAKKLFHALLHEKSGSPVPGVEGDVHIDAVLRATEGALGALFGIS
- a CDS encoding uncharacterized protein (ID:PFLUO_003614-T1.cds;~source:funannotate), with protein sequence MKCLAVGTRHSRGTTISLSLRRSLLKTSPSTPQQRQYVCSPALRQRLGTHDAPSSSDGRANSPQAQPLSGYYSLILTSRSPYRGGAPTSRPATHAPEAVSTSEPQSPQEKMAIVFGTRLAGPGRSSRYSPGEAPPESMWKTINGVPIPPRPEEPDNCCMSGCVHCVWDDYRDEMEEWAARAAQARAKGGHEKGTMDMRSRPRPEVDAVSQSMDDDGGGSEANWPVPNPDDELFANIPVGIREFMKTEKKLRAKHQQEAAV